Within the Streptomyces sp. NBC_00554 genome, the region TCGAGTGAGTCGGGCAGGGCCTGTCGGTTCGGTACCAGGGTCGCGCCCAGGCCGGCGTCCACGTAGGAGACAGCGGCACTGAGGTTCGCGGCGGACGGATTGTCGATGCGTGTGTCGCCGATCGACTTGCGCAGTTCGCTCAAGGCATGAGCGTTCGACGGGCAGGTGACCCAGTCCTGCGTACCGAGTTGCCCGGCCGGCACCGGGCCCCCGAGGCGGGGAGAGGCGTCGTGCGAGACGGCCATAGCGAGTTCCAGGGAGCCGACGCGCTGCTTTCGCTCCCGCCACGACGCCGCGTGTACGGGGCCGACACCGACGTCGATACCGCCGGATGTGACAGCTTCGATGAGTGATTCGGTGTCGGAGAAGGTCACGACGCGAGCCGAGAGCTTCGGAGCGGACGCCCGCAGGCTCGCCACCGACTGCGCGAGCCACAGAGCCGGTGTCATCTCGTTCGCGCCGATGATGATGTCCTTGCGCATACTGCTCGCTGCCCGGACCGCCACCTCGCGCGCACGCTCGACCGCCTGCATCGCCTGCTGGGCCTCGGCCAGGAAAGCCCGGCCCGCCGGGGTCGTGGAGGTACCCATGGCCGTGCGCTCGAAGAGCATGACGCCCAGGGAGCGCTCCAGGCTGGAGATCTGCTGGGACAAGGACGGCTGGGCGACATGCAGTGCTTTCGCAGCGGCGCAGATGGCCCCTGCTTCATCGACAGCGAGTGCGTACTCGATCTGCCGCAAGGTGACTGTCATAGGGCCAGTCTAACGGCGACCCATAGGCTTGCCCTATAGCCCTTTCCTATTAGGTAAGTGAGAAGTGGTCTTTGTAACCCCTCGTTCAAGCGTGTTTCGCTGCCTGTATGACTTCCCAGATAAACGCCATCAGTGAGGTCGACCGCCTCGCCGACA harbors:
- a CDS encoding LysR family transcriptional regulator; this translates as MTVTLRQIEYALAVDEAGAICAAAKALHVAQPSLSQQISSLERSLGVMLFERTAMGTSTTPAGRAFLAEAQQAMQAVERAREVAVRAASSMRKDIIIGANEMTPALWLAQSVASLRASAPKLSARVVTFSDTESLIEAVTSGGIDVGVGPVHAASWRERKQRVGSLELAMAVSHDASPRLGGPVPAGQLGTQDWVTCPSNAHALSELRKSIGDTRIDNPSAANLSAAVSYVDAGLGATLVPNRQALPDSLDLVAINPPPTVDVYAFALRSTDVVTFNRIAREITAHSTR